The Lysobacter capsici genome has a segment encoding these proteins:
- a CDS encoding TlpA family protein disulfide reductase: MSSSVSGPRQIHAVVRGARADSASASAARPARGVSLLLTLGLLLACALVLTLAWQLRELRQERRGLIERVNDPYVGMYVPKVALTALDGSAVVLGEPRADYQLLYFFSTTCPHCLASLPMVKAIAAQVPMASKGRAEIIGVASASAADAGAYARAHALAFPIVANSEVRTAMLFRAHSVPLLLVIGADGRVRHARMGVIDEAADLRAVLAALDPPKRSGGSAARVANKESP, encoded by the coding sequence ATGAGTTCGTCCGTATCCGGCCCTCGGCAGATTCACGCGGTGGTCCGCGGCGCCCGCGCCGATTCCGCATCCGCATCCGCGGCCAGGCCCGCGCGCGGCGTGTCGCTGCTGTTGACGCTGGGCCTGTTGCTGGCCTGCGCGCTGGTGCTGACACTCGCCTGGCAGTTGCGCGAGCTGCGTCAGGAGCGTCGCGGCCTGATCGAGCGCGTCAACGACCCCTATGTCGGCATGTACGTGCCGAAGGTCGCGCTGACCGCCTTGGACGGTAGCGCGGTGGTGCTCGGCGAGCCGCGCGCGGATTACCAGCTGCTGTACTTCTTCAGCACCACCTGCCCGCATTGCCTGGCCTCGTTGCCGATGGTCAAGGCGATCGCCGCGCAGGTGCCGATGGCGTCGAAGGGCCGCGCCGAAATCATCGGCGTGGCCAGCGCGAGCGCCGCCGATGCGGGCGCCTACGCACGCGCGCATGCGCTGGCGTTTCCTATCGTCGCCAACAGCGAGGTGCGCACCGCGATGCTGTTCCGCGCGCACAGCGTGCCGCTGCTGCTGGTGATCGGCGCGGACGGGCGCGTGCGTCATGCGCGCATGGGCGTGATCGACGAAGCGGCGGATCTGCGCGCGGTGCTGGCGGCGCTGGACCCGCCCAAACGATCCGGCGGCTCCGCCGCGCGGGTCGCGAACAAGGAGTCGCCCTGA
- a CDS encoding acyltransferase family protein, producing MVDIHHAGPYFAMMLAALAFASLPLFRGADRDGPQPGKRTDTLDGLRGFLALSVFAAHTVVHYEYLRSGVWKPSSAQFYNVAGLLGVCLFFMVTGFLFWTKLLKAGGRPGWRALYIGRVFRLGPVYLVVVLTMIGVVAYRTGFRLQVPASEAIASTSAWLALGIVPPPPTINGYADTGTILAGVTWTLFFEWLFYFSLPLLAVFVRRGRHLAFSGGLVAACLLIIVAATWNGGFVAGVKPRPVLMLAVLAELILLFASGMFVASLLHAGIGERLRLQRRRWAVLALLCLALVFAAMLDMRNLGMLSLLALCPLAATFLWIVCSGNRLFGVLAWPASRRLSSLSYGIYLGQGLALLAVFAIPGVKAYAMSGTLAFWLVNTACALVLVTGALAVYLWIEEPGIRMGRRWARRLRARSDALVPLASTG from the coding sequence ATGGTCGACATCCATCACGCAGGGCCGTACTTCGCGATGATGCTGGCGGCTCTCGCATTCGCCTCGTTACCGTTGTTCCGCGGCGCCGACCGCGACGGGCCGCAGCCGGGCAAGCGCACCGACACCCTCGACGGCTTGCGCGGCTTCCTGGCCCTGAGCGTGTTCGCGGCGCATACGGTCGTGCATTACGAATACCTGCGCAGCGGCGTGTGGAAGCCGTCGAGCGCGCAGTTCTACAACGTCGCCGGATTGCTGGGCGTGTGCCTGTTCTTCATGGTCACCGGCTTTCTGTTCTGGACCAAACTGCTCAAGGCCGGCGGCCGCCCGGGCTGGCGGGCGCTGTACATCGGCCGGGTGTTCCGGCTGGGGCCGGTGTATCTGGTGGTGGTGCTGACGATGATCGGCGTGGTCGCCTATCGCACCGGCTTTCGCCTGCAGGTGCCGGCGTCGGAAGCGATCGCCTCGACCTCGGCCTGGCTCGCGCTCGGCATCGTGCCGCCGCCGCCGACGATCAACGGTTATGCCGACACCGGCACCATCCTCGCCGGAGTGACCTGGACCTTGTTCTTCGAATGGCTATTCTATTTCTCGTTGCCGCTGCTGGCGGTGTTCGTGCGCCGCGGCCGGCATCTGGCGTTCAGCGGTGGACTGGTCGCGGCCTGTCTGCTGATCATCGTCGCGGCGACCTGGAACGGCGGTTTCGTCGCCGGGGTCAAACCGCGTCCGGTGCTGATGCTGGCGGTGCTGGCCGAACTGATCCTGCTGTTCGCCTCGGGCATGTTCGTCGCCTCGCTGTTGCATGCCGGCATCGGCGAACGTCTGCGCCTGCAGCGGCGGCGCTGGGCGGTGCTCGCCCTGCTGTGCCTGGCGCTGGTGTTCGCGGCGATGCTCGACATGCGCAACCTCGGGATGCTGTCCTTGCTCGCGCTGTGCCCGCTGGCCGCGACCTTCCTGTGGATCGTGTGTTCGGGCAACCGTTTGTTCGGGGTGTTGGCGTGGCCGGCGTCGCGCCGGCTGAGCAGCCTGAGCTACGGCATCTACCTGGGCCAGGGGCTGGCGCTGCTGGCGGTGTTCGCGATTCCGGGCGTCAAGGCCTATGCGATGAGCGGCACGCTGGCGTTCTGGCTGGTCAACACCGCGTGCGCGCTGGTGCTGGTGACCGGCGCGCTGGCGGTCTATCTGTGGATCGAGGAACCGGGCATCCGCATGGGCAGACGCTGGGCGCGGCGGCTGCGCGCGCGCTCCGACGCGCTGGTGCCGCTGGCCTCGACCGGCTAG
- a CDS encoding ECF-type sigma factor, with amino-acid sequence MTAAVPPDITQLLQSWRAGDSDAETQLLEQIYPVLRRLAQQRLTRSGQLTLVATELANDAYFKLVEQREAEFHNRVHFYAIAAHVIRRLLVDHLRERSALKRGGDVLRVTLQAGQEVAAVTPDLADALDLDRLLERLERINARAAKGVELRFFGGLTIEETAEAIGVSLPTAKRDWQFARAWLHGQLSPPTP; translated from the coding sequence ATGACCGCCGCTGTTCCACCCGACATCACTCAGCTGTTGCAAAGTTGGCGCGCGGGCGATTCCGACGCCGAAACGCAATTGCTCGAACAGATCTACCCGGTGCTGCGCCGTCTGGCCCAGCAGCGCCTGACCCGCAGCGGGCAGCTGACCCTGGTCGCCACCGAACTGGCGAACGATGCCTATTTCAAGTTGGTCGAACAGCGCGAGGCGGAGTTCCACAACCGCGTGCATTTCTATGCGATCGCCGCGCACGTGATCCGCCGGCTGCTGGTCGACCACCTGCGCGAACGTTCCGCGCTCAAGCGCGGCGGCGATGTCCTGCGCGTCACCCTGCAGGCCGGGCAGGAGGTCGCCGCGGTCACCCCCGATCTGGCCGACGCGCTCGACCTCGATCGCCTGCTCGAACGCCTGGAACGCATCAACGCGCGCGCCGCCAAGGGCGTGGAGTTGCGGTTCTTCGGCGGCCTGACCATCGAAGAGACCGCCGAGGCGATCGGCGTCTCGCTGCCGACCGCCAAGCGCGACTGGCAATTCGCCCGCGCCTGGCTGCACGGCCAACTGTCCCCGCCGACTCCCTGA
- a CDS encoding serine/threonine-protein kinase, translating to MQTSTSIWSQAADVFVRALDLDPAQREAFIEQQCAGQTDPAALREAVQRLIDAHHSLDESADADASDAWQDAAAAAAAQWIEHDAEQLEPGSRAGPFVIERELGVGGMGRVYLARRGIDEGEQRVALKVAAFHRLAPQVRQRLRRERQLLATLEHPNIARLIDAGELPPDRPYFAMEYVDGEPIVQHCDRLELPLRARIELVVQVLSAVEYAHQRLVLHRDIKAGNVLVDRDGRPKLLDFGIAKALTGADAPVSMATADAQAFFSPASAAPEQVLGAATGVATDVYALGALMYELFAGELPLTLEDANPALMAHAIVHTVPALPSRAVARLDKQSPERAAQIARHRHCATARALVRQLQGDLDAIVARCLRKEPEQRYASVERLAADLRAVLESRPIAARRTESLYRLGKFARRHVAALSLAAIACALTVGFVTSTVLQSRQLAIARDRAEARRAQAEDVTQFMIDLFRASDPAQARGRDPGARELLARGSQRLQAIDDPETHAALAAAIADIDLSLADYDGAERHSAEALRLLQGLPRADPTDLRAVYRLRARVAMTRADYPRARGHLEQALRALPDAASGDSAAIADERLLLRRLQAELEQAQGRLDIALRLWESVDGEYQRRYGNRDLRSIETRQGWVSALRASGQQARAALLLAQLPALEANAQPDTPEAAESLYNQARQKREQGDYPAAERLAQESLRVRLKLYGERHGYTASALNQLGTIAQARGDYATTAAYFERALQIKRELKGEQHPHVASAEYNLGLLQHMYLHDPVGGEKHLRKAVEIATVATPEHMNLAMYRLAWAMALHDLGRDAQARAVLAPAIERFKPMPGHAANLALAQAETLCLSDLPTPANAARELAGALAVIRTDFAADNPRVLRLQACQTRLDALAKR from the coding sequence ATGCAGACTTCCACTTCGATCTGGTCGCAGGCCGCCGACGTGTTCGTGCGCGCGCTGGATCTCGACCCGGCGCAGCGCGAGGCCTTCATCGAGCAACAATGCGCGGGCCAAACCGATCCGGCCGCATTGCGCGAGGCGGTGCAGCGCCTGATCGACGCGCACCACAGCCTGGACGAATCCGCCGATGCGGACGCGTCCGACGCCTGGCAGGACGCGGCCGCCGCGGCCGCCGCGCAATGGATCGAACACGACGCCGAACAGCTCGAACCGGGCAGCCGCGCCGGGCCGTTCGTGATCGAACGCGAGCTCGGCGTCGGCGGCATGGGCCGGGTGTACCTGGCGCGGCGCGGGATCGACGAGGGCGAGCAACGCGTGGCGCTCAAGGTCGCCGCGTTCCATCGCCTGGCGCCGCAGGTGCGCCAGCGCCTGCGGCGCGAGCGGCAACTGCTGGCGACGCTGGAGCATCCCAACATCGCGCGGCTGATCGACGCCGGCGAGCTGCCGCCGGACCGGCCCTACTTCGCCATGGAGTACGTCGACGGCGAACCGATCGTGCAGCATTGCGACCGCCTCGAACTGCCGCTGCGCGCGCGCATCGAACTGGTCGTGCAGGTGCTGTCGGCGGTGGAGTACGCGCATCAACGGCTGGTGCTGCATCGCGATATCAAGGCCGGCAACGTGCTGGTCGACCGCGACGGCCGGCCCAAGCTGCTCGACTTCGGCATCGCCAAGGCGCTGACCGGGGCCGACGCGCCGGTCAGCATGGCCACCGCCGACGCGCAGGCGTTCTTCTCGCCGGCCAGCGCCGCGCCCGAGCAGGTGCTCGGCGCCGCCACCGGCGTGGCCACCGACGTCTACGCGCTCGGCGCGTTGATGTACGAACTGTTCGCCGGCGAATTGCCGCTGACCCTGGAAGACGCCAACCCGGCGCTGATGGCGCACGCGATCGTGCACACCGTCCCGGCCCTGCCCAGCCGCGCGGTGGCGCGGCTGGACAAGCAGTCGCCCGAACGCGCCGCGCAGATCGCGCGCCATCGCCACTGCGCCACCGCCAGGGCATTGGTCCGGCAATTGCAGGGCGACCTGGATGCGATCGTCGCGCGCTGCCTGCGCAAGGAACCCGAGCAACGCTACGCCAGCGTCGAACGCCTCGCCGCCGATCTGCGCGCGGTGCTGGAATCGCGGCCGATCGCCGCGCGCCGCACCGAGTCGCTGTACCGGCTGGGCAAGTTCGCGCGCCGCCATGTCGCCGCGCTGAGCCTGGCCGCGATCGCCTGCGCGCTGACCGTCGGCTTCGTCACCAGCACCGTGCTGCAGTCGCGGCAACTCGCGATCGCCCGCGATCGCGCCGAAGCGCGACGCGCCCAGGCCGAAGACGTCACTCAATTCATGATCGACCTGTTCCGCGCCTCCGACCCGGCCCAGGCGCGCGGCCGCGATCCGGGCGCGCGCGAGTTGCTGGCGCGCGGCTCGCAGCGCCTGCAGGCGATCGACGATCCCGAAACCCATGCCGCATTGGCCGCGGCGATCGCCGACATCGACCTGTCGCTGGCCGACTACGACGGCGCCGAGCGGCATTCGGCCGAAGCACTGCGACTGTTGCAAGGCCTGCCGCGCGCCGACCCGACCGACTTGCGCGCGGTCTACCGCTTGCGCGCGCGCGTGGCCATGACCCGCGCCGACTACCCGCGCGCGCGCGGCCATCTCGAGCAGGCCCTGCGGGCGCTGCCCGACGCCGCCAGCGGCGACAGCGCCGCGATCGCCGACGAGCGCCTGTTGCTGCGACGTCTGCAGGCCGAACTGGAACAGGCGCAAGGACGCCTGGATATCGCCCTGCGCCTATGGGAATCGGTCGACGGCGAATACCAGCGCCGTTACGGCAACCGCGACCTGCGCAGCATCGAGACCCGCCAGGGCTGGGTCAGCGCCTTGCGCGCATCGGGCCAGCAAGCGCGCGCGGCGCTGCTGCTGGCGCAATTGCCGGCGCTGGAGGCGAACGCGCAACCCGACACCCCGGAGGCGGCCGAATCGCTGTACAACCAGGCGCGGCAAAAACGCGAGCAGGGCGACTACCCCGCCGCCGAGCGCCTGGCCCAGGAATCGCTGCGGGTCAGGCTGAAACTGTACGGCGAACGCCACGGCTACACCGCGTCCGCACTCAACCAGCTCGGCACCATCGCCCAGGCGCGCGGCGACTACGCCACCACCGCGGCCTATTTCGAGCGCGCGTTGCAGATCAAGCGCGAACTCAAGGGCGAGCAGCATCCGCACGTGGCTTCGGCCGAATACAACCTCGGCCTGCTGCAGCATATGTATCTGCACGATCCGGTCGGCGGCGAAAAGCACCTGCGCAAGGCCGTGGAGATCGCCACCGTCGCCACGCCGGAACACATGAACTTGGCGATGTACCGTCTGGCCTGGGCGATGGCGCTGCACGACCTGGGTCGCGACGCGCAGGCGCGCGCGGTGCTGGCCCCGGCGATCGAGCGATTCAAGCCGATGCCCGGGCATGCCGCGAACCTCGCCCTGGCGCAGGCCGAAACGCTGTGCCTGAGCGATCTGCCGACGCCGGCGAACGCGGCGCGCGAACTGGCCGGCGCGCTGGCGGTGATCCGTACCGATTTCGCCGCCGACAACCCGCGCGTGCTGCGCCTGCAAGCCTGCCAGACGCGCCTGGACGCGCTCGCCAAGCGCTGA
- a CDS encoding serine hydrolase domain-containing protein gives MRSRFSCLTLPLLALLAAAPGLAGAYQPPQARDDGWAVADAAAQGWQVERFGELEAAIAKGTFADVTSIVVAKDGKLVYEAYFNKGGPDVLNDVRSATKSVTSLLVGAAIDRGLIPNAQAGVYGYFADKRPWRNPDPRKDKFTLEDLLTMSSLWDCDDDNPFSDGNEERMYVREDWTGFVLGLPIKGFAPWMTRPENSPHGRSFSYCTAGSFLLGAVVERASGQPLQTFAAQALEQPLGITRSQWNRSPEGVGMGGGGTRYRSRDLAKLGQMVADGGRWQGKTVISKAWIDAALSVHAQARDDADYGYQFWRFRFPLHGQQTGVWAMSGNGGNYVFILPEQRLVAVLTRTAFNQRNAHPQSQQLFADYLLKAMP, from the coding sequence ATGCGTTCACGCTTCAGTTGCCTGACCCTCCCGCTGCTCGCCCTGCTCGCCGCCGCCCCCGGTCTGGCCGGTGCCTATCAACCGCCGCAGGCGCGCGACGACGGCTGGGCGGTCGCCGACGCCGCCGCCCAGGGCTGGCAGGTCGAACGCTTCGGCGAACTCGAAGCCGCCATCGCCAAGGGCACCTTCGCCGACGTCACCAGCATCGTCGTCGCCAAGGACGGCAAGCTGGTCTACGAGGCCTACTTCAACAAGGGCGGCCCCGACGTCCTCAACGATGTGCGCTCGGCGACCAAGAGCGTCACCTCGCTCCTGGTCGGCGCGGCCATCGACCGCGGCCTGATCCCCAACGCCCAGGCCGGCGTGTACGGCTACTTCGCCGACAAGCGCCCGTGGCGGAACCCGGATCCACGCAAGGACAAGTTCACCCTCGAAGACCTGCTGACCATGAGTTCGCTGTGGGACTGCGACGACGACAACCCGTTCTCCGACGGCAACGAAGAACGCATGTATGTGCGCGAGGATTGGACCGGCTTCGTCCTGGGCCTGCCGATCAAGGGCTTCGCGCCGTGGATGACGCGTCCGGAAAACAGCCCGCACGGACGTTCGTTCTCGTACTGCACCGCCGGCAGCTTCCTGCTCGGCGCGGTGGTCGAACGCGCGAGCGGGCAGCCCTTGCAGACCTTCGCCGCGCAAGCCCTGGAACAACCGCTGGGCATCACCCGTTCGCAGTGGAACCGTTCGCCCGAAGGCGTCGGCATGGGCGGCGGCGGCACCCGCTATCGCAGCCGCGACCTGGCCAAGCTCGGACAGATGGTCGCCGACGGCGGACGCTGGCAGGGCAAGACGGTGATATCGAAAGCCTGGATCGACGCCGCGCTGAGCGTGCATGCGCAGGCGCGCGACGACGCCGACTACGGCTATCAGTTCTGGCGCTTCCGCTTTCCGCTGCACGGCCAGCAGACCGGGGTGTGGGCGATGTCGGGCAACGGCGGCAACTACGTGTTCATCCTGCCCGAGCAGCGCCTGGTCGCGGTGCTGACCCGGACCGCGTTCAATCAGCGCAACGCCCATCCGCAATCGCAGCAGTTGTTCGCCGACTATCTGCTCAAGGCGATGCCGTAA
- a CDS encoding winged helix-turn-helix transcriptional regulator → MADAAPSAPVAGRYALADLIVDTVGQRVERDGVALKVSGLSFQLLAYLIAQGDRVVGFDELIEQVWAPAVVNEETVTQRVKLLRQAMGDDGRDPRYLRSVRGRGYQLCVRPERLRDAPEAIPADEPVSEPVSGPADPSPSTTRRLAPWIAAVALLSLAGIGIGVWHSRSATLPAAAPIATTPQSLTQRAEYYASLGQRDNNERAIALYQQALQETPRDRAAQVGLSRAYSARVCLFNFAPEWAVRAQTLAQAAIAADPNDAAAYAALGYSHDCRGRLNDALAGYEQALRLDPTNDATRASAAYLYDRKGRLADALIANTSLRGDPARVRFLQLQIASNLDLLGYPQAAEARYRESFRLYPDNVFSNIAWPRFLFRHGRLTEARRALDQALQRGTEHADLHLLAGELALVRGDRKDAATAFARAAALRPQASLPRTLVDLYGSPAKPEALRDRANESSEYLQKGAGYPSDWLEVALLHAGSGDSAAALLDVQRAVDEGYRDADYLGASPLFRPLAAHPEFARSLDLIHQRVADQNRQVPRELLARLTASP, encoded by the coding sequence ATGGCCGATGCCGCTCCTTCCGCGCCCGTTGCCGGCCGCTACGCCCTGGCCGACCTGATCGTCGACACGGTCGGGCAGCGGGTCGAGCGCGACGGCGTGGCGCTCAAGGTCTCGGGGCTGAGTTTCCAGTTGCTGGCGTATCTGATCGCGCAGGGCGATCGCGTGGTGGGGTTCGACGAACTGATCGAACAGGTCTGGGCGCCGGCGGTGGTCAACGAGGAAACCGTGACCCAGCGGGTCAAGCTGCTGCGTCAGGCGATGGGCGACGACGGCCGCGATCCGCGCTATCTGCGCTCGGTGCGCGGACGCGGTTATCAGTTGTGCGTGCGGCCCGAGCGGCTGCGCGACGCGCCCGAGGCGATACCCGCGGACGAGCCTGTAAGCGAGCCCGTGAGCGGGCCTGCAGACCCATCGCCGTCGACGACGCGGCGACTCGCGCCGTGGATCGCGGCGGTCGCGCTGCTGTCGCTCGCCGGCATCGGCATCGGCGTATGGCACAGCCGCTCGGCGACCTTGCCCGCGGCCGCGCCCATCGCCACAACGCCGCAAAGCCTGACCCAGCGCGCCGAGTACTACGCCAGCCTCGGTCAGCGCGACAACAACGAACGCGCGATCGCGCTGTATCAACAGGCCTTGCAGGAAACCCCGCGCGACCGCGCCGCCCAGGTCGGATTGAGCCGCGCCTACAGTGCGCGCGTATGCCTGTTCAATTTCGCGCCCGAATGGGCGGTGCGCGCGCAGACCCTGGCCCAGGCCGCGATCGCCGCCGATCCGAACGATGCCGCCGCTTACGCCGCGCTGGGCTATTCGCACGATTGCCGTGGACGCCTCAACGACGCGCTGGCCGGTTACGAACAGGCGCTGCGCCTGGACCCGACGAACGACGCCACCCGCGCCTCGGCCGCGTATCTGTACGACCGCAAGGGCCGCCTCGCCGATGCCTTGATCGCCAACACCTCGCTGCGCGGCGATCCGGCGCGGGTGCGTTTTCTGCAACTGCAGATCGCCAGCAACCTGGACCTGCTCGGTTATCCCCAGGCGGCCGAAGCGCGATATCGCGAAAGTTTCCGGCTGTACCCGGACAACGTGTTTTCCAATATCGCCTGGCCGCGGTTCCTGTTCCGCCACGGCCGCCTGACCGAAGCGCGGCGCGCGCTGGACCAGGCCTTGCAACGCGGCACCGAACACGCCGACCTGCATCTGCTGGCCGGCGAGCTGGCGTTGGTGCGCGGCGATCGCAAAGATGCGGCGACGGCATTCGCGCGCGCCGCCGCATTGCGGCCGCAGGCGAGCCTGCCGCGGACCCTGGTCGATCTGTACGGCTCGCCGGCCAAACCCGAGGCTCTGCGCGATCGCGCCAACGAGTCCAGCGAGTATCTGCAAAAAGGCGCGGGCTATCCCTCCGACTGGCTGGAAGTGGCCTTGCTGCACGCCGGCAGCGGCGACTCCGCCGCCGCGCTGCTCGACGTGCAGCGCGCGGTCGACGAAGGCTATCGCGACGCCGATTACCTCGGCGCCTCGCCGCTGTTCCGGCCGCTGGCCGCGCATCCCGAGTTCGCGCGTTCGCTCGACCTCATCCACCAGCGCGTGGCCGACCAAAACCGCCAGGTGCCGCGCGAGTTGCTGGCGCGGCTTACGGCATCGCCTTGA
- a CDS encoding MFS transporter — MSVGLNPGETPRDGVALPAAAAAVEAASATNASAPRDHRVRWSARSWIALLIFSGVILLDGLDISMIAVAIPEIQREFAISAATAQWFVSAYILAFGGFLLLGGRCADLFGRRRVLVIGLAVFALVSVLGAFASDAGLLIVSRFVKGMAAGFTGPAAMSLLTTTFAEGPHRNKAFGIFNLFEASGYSSGLLIGGLLAALDWRYIFILPIPVAVLLLLAALRFLPPDPPRSEPVRLDLGGALTLVGGMLLLVFTLVSAEHVGWIAPRTIAGFVVSALSLFGFYLIERKSRHPLIRLGIFRNRGLVAANLSAALLYGGAMGFQFLIALYLQNLHGWQPWQMALVLLPAGLMVVILGPKLGAAISRFGVDKVLRVGLLAFVPCYLLMLRIGPRPDLWTVLLPASVLWGVGFALSISALMVAGTNGVDDEEQGLAAGLLNSSLQVGGACGLAVVTAAIAPATQLSMLVPGVVVILVFAVLTLLAQLLRKRG; from the coding sequence ATGTCGGTTGGCTTGAACCCGGGCGAAACGCCGCGGGACGGCGTTGCTTTGCCCGCGGCCGCGGCCGCGGTCGAGGCCGCATCCGCGACAAACGCATCCGCGCCGCGCGACCATCGCGTGCGCTGGTCGGCGCGTTCTTGGATCGCCTTGCTGATCTTCAGCGGGGTGATCCTGCTCGACGGTCTGGACATCTCGATGATCGCGGTGGCGATCCCGGAGATACAGCGCGAGTTCGCGATCAGCGCGGCCACCGCGCAATGGTTCGTCAGCGCCTATATCCTGGCTTTCGGCGGGTTCCTGCTGTTGGGCGGACGCTGCGCCGATCTGTTCGGACGCCGGCGGGTGCTGGTGATCGGCCTGGCGGTGTTCGCGCTGGTGTCGGTGCTCGGCGCCTTCGCCAGCGATGCCGGTTTGTTGATCGTTTCGCGCTTCGTCAAGGGCATGGCCGCGGGCTTCACCGGACCGGCGGCGATGTCGCTGTTGACAACGACCTTCGCCGAAGGCCCGCATCGCAACAAGGCGTTCGGCATCTTCAATCTGTTCGAAGCCTCGGGTTATTCCAGCGGCTTGTTGATCGGCGGCCTGCTCGCGGCGCTGGACTGGCGCTACATCTTTATTTTGCCGATTCCGGTCGCGGTGCTGCTGTTGTTGGCCGCGTTGCGTTTTCTGCCGCCGGACCCGCCGCGCAGCGAACCCGTACGGCTCGACCTCGGCGGCGCGTTGACCCTGGTCGGCGGCATGCTGCTGCTGGTGTTCACTCTGGTGTCGGCCGAACACGTGGGTTGGATCGCGCCGCGTACGATCGCCGGTTTCGTGGTGTCGGCGCTGTCGCTGTTCGGTTTCTATCTGATCGAACGCAAGTCCAGGCATCCGCTGATCCGGCTCGGCATCTTCCGCAATCGCGGACTGGTCGCCGCCAATCTCAGCGCCGCGTTGTTGTACGGCGGCGCGATGGGCTTTCAATTCCTGATCGCCTTGTACCTGCAGAACCTGCACGGCTGGCAACCGTGGCAGATGGCGCTGGTGCTGCTGCCGGCCGGGCTGATGGTGGTGATTCTCGGGCCGAAACTCGGCGCGGCGATCAGCCGGTTCGGCGTCGACAAGGTGCTGCGGGTCGGCTTGCTCGCGTTCGTGCCGTGCTATCTGCTGATGCTGCGCATCGGCCCGCGGCCGGATCTGTGGACCGTGCTGCTGCCCGCCTCGGTGCTGTGGGGCGTGGGGTTCGCGCTGAGCATTTCGGCGTTGATGGTCGCCGGCACCAACGGCGTCGACGACGAGGAGCAGGGGCTCGCGGCCGGCTTGCTCAACAGTTCGTTGCAGGTGGGCGGCGCCTGCGGCCTGGCGGTGGTGACCGCGGCGATCGCGCCGGCGACGCAGCTGTCGATGCTGGTTCCAGGCGTGGTCGTGATCCTGGTGTTCGCGGTGCTGACCTTGCTTGCGCAGTTGCTGCGTAAGCGGGGTTGA
- a CDS encoding LysR substrate-binding domain-containing protein, whose protein sequence is MNRMLPGTRALRTFEAAARHLNFTRAADEVGLTPAAVSYQIKEIEEQLGLVLFVRTSRSIQLTAAGAVLFEATVDALGTLQRALGRARSLERGSSRLRVSLSAGFASNWLLPRMARFNAAHPDLQLSFDISDELRDFEADDIDVAIRFGTGDYPRTRSHRLFDTVVVAVCSPALLTNAPAPKEPRDLSRHTLCYVDWKTERMVWPNWRMWMAAAGIDDFDDSRCVAFADSGYVVQTVIDSGAIGLVDLALIGNDLAQGRLLRLFDIGVPVAPDYAYHLVYPASGDDDPRIQAFTQWMLDQAGQDVQR, encoded by the coding sequence ATGAATCGCATGCTGCCCGGCACCCGGGCGCTCAGGACCTTCGAAGCGGCCGCGCGCCATCTGAACTTCACCCGCGCCGCCGACGAAGTCGGCCTGACCCCGGCCGCGGTCAGCTACCAGATCAAGGAAATCGAAGAGCAACTGGGCCTGGTGCTGTTCGTCCGCACCAGCCGCAGCATCCAGCTGACCGCGGCCGGCGCGGTGCTGTTCGAAGCGACGGTCGACGCCCTGGGCACGCTGCAACGCGCGCTCGGCCGCGCGCGCAGCCTGGAACGCGGCTCGAGCCGGTTGCGCGTATCGCTCAGCGCCGGATTCGCCAGCAACTGGCTGTTGCCGCGGATGGCGCGGTTCAATGCCGCGCATCCAGATCTGCAACTAAGCTTCGACATCAGCGATGAACTGCGCGACTTCGAAGCCGACGATATCGACGTGGCGATCCGCTTCGGCACCGGCGACTACCCGCGGACGCGATCGCATCGCTTGTTCGACACGGTGGTGGTCGCTGTGTGCAGCCCGGCCCTGCTGACGAACGCGCCGGCGCCGAAAGAGCCGCGCGACCTGTCGCGGCACACCTTGTGCTATGTCGACTGGAAGACCGAACGCATGGTCTGGCCGAACTGGCGCATGTGGATGGCCGCGGCCGGCATCGACGATTTCGACGACAGCCGCTGCGTCGCCTTCGCCGATTCGGGCTATGTGGTGCAGACGGTGATCGACAGCGGCGCGATTGGCCTGGTCGATCTGGCGCTGATCGGCAACGACCTCGCCCAGGGCCGGCTGCTGCGATTGTTTGATATCGGCGTCCCGGTGGCGCCGGATTACGCCTATCACCTGGTCTATCCGGCAAGCGGCGACGACGATCCGCGCATCCAGGCGTTTACGCAGTGGATGCTCGATCAGGCCGGACAGGACGTCCAACGCTGA